In Melanotaenia boesemani isolate fMelBoe1 chromosome 7, fMelBoe1.pri, whole genome shotgun sequence, a single window of DNA contains:
- the pcdh12 gene encoding protocadherin-12 isoform X2 — protein MMLLALLMVLSLFSGTLASESSSITIHYQVWEEQPTGTRVGCLVDDLRDRDEDGPLEDFQVVEHAKALPFSITTRDGVVSTQGRLDREELCRGSDLCEVAFSVLYRKSGVVNCLWVHVQVMDLNDHSPTFPSALQEVEISETASIHMRIPLDRAVDPDAGPNGLQTYTLSLNQHFALDVMAAPGGTKQAELVVIKELDREVRDSFDLTLVAWDKGNPPMSGSTLVHVKIQDSNDNSPTFEDSSPTVTLSEDTALGTTIIKLKATDPDEGTNGEVEYSFSKHTRPAVQKLFHVDPQTGEVIVRAPLDYEVHSSYEVIIQAIDHGPNAIPAHCKLHVKLIDVNDNAPRIRTTWITSASAVGTVLEGAPVDTFLCLVMVYDADSDRNGEVSAALKEGSGPFQLKQMHSNTYKIVTSGYMDREKVSNYNITVLAQDHGTPPLISVEHLTVSVLDVNDNAPVFSSSIYKASLKENNLTGYKVLQVEAHDNDLEFNGRVSYFIRSPTDKKTEKEVFSIHPKTGVLSAQQHIDFEESHTYSFIVEAVDHGHPPLTGTATVQIEVEDVNDNYPVIHEPRPRKGVAHVSIPVNAYKGEIVAELGNDTEDEPTTLPTDHSLREGFTGFLASTIKAEDLDSGLNGELQYLITDENPYDLFWLDQTTGQLFVNTTNATELIGRTFTMNLTVSDMGTPSLATKTSLEVTFINLKDHLKNSSPGNRGQLSFTMMIAICLGATCLLLLLAIALVTTFCRPEKRDNRAYNCRQAESSYTRHPRRPQKNIRKSDIQLIPVIRGRKEETTEDSEVQPLTPSPPLEDQQTERDYNFIPSVMNTSFHSQGYLEGDTSQHVAHHYKTLRKPGNIELDGILTLTPATSFQTLRKSRNPSSSSSVSHSSTLKHHKLQPNGEERGPPRSASQATLRRPRTSDNRGGHDAEHQQMLRNLVRLSMAALGDSIELSSASPEQISQLLSLLHQGQLQPRPNFRGNKYSHRRYGGQDCADWQSTKDSGHGESEAGDDWEPGRDSPIDPQLEEGLNNLLNSPDDVFSEVTDPAWMARLSLPLTADYHDNVFVPNGPTSPESELLPRDGLDSSSSFSTFGKTPEKDAMLGGALLSEVSTLFEMLMTQKADAHPRPRADVLYRLSAAYRRSLGLDANTTSGAAGNAPKNWAEKRPNPVSPSRLHQ, from the exons ATGATGCTGCTGGCTTTGCTCATGGTTCTGAGTCTTTTTTCTGGGACTCTGGCCTCTGAGTCATCATCAATAACTATCCACTACCAGGTATGGGAGGAACAGCCCACGGGAACCCGGGTCGGCTGTCTGGTGGACGACCTGCGGGACAGGGACGAAGATGGCCCTTTGGAGGATTTCCAGGTGGTGGAGCATGCAAAGGCACTTCCTTTCTCTATCACCACTCGAGATGGAGTGGTCTCCACCCAGGGCCGGTTGGACAGGGAGGAGCTCTGCCGGGGGTCGGACCTCTGCGAGGTGGCCTTCAGTGTCCTCTACAGGAAAAGTGGTGTTGTGAACTGTTTGTGGGTTCATGTGCAGGTAATGGACCTGAATGACCACAGTCCCACTTTCCCAAGTGCTCTGCAGGAAGTGGAGATCTCAGAGACAGCCAGCATCCACATGCGAATACCTTTAGATCGTGCAGTTGATCCTGATGCAGGACCAAATGGCCTCCAGACCTACACACTGTCCCTTAATCAACACTTTGCTCTGGATGTGATGGCTGCTCCAGGTGGGACAAAACAGGCAGAGCTAGTAGTTATCAAAGAACTGGACAGGGAAGTCCGTGATTCCTTTGACCTCACCCTGGTGGCATGGGATAAAGGGAATCCCCCGATGTCTGGGAGTACCTTGGTGCATGTTAAAATCCAGGACTCGAACGATAACAGCCCAACATTTGAGGATAGCAGTCCCACTGTGACACTATCAGAGGATACAGCTCTTGGGACAACCATCATTAAGCTCAAGGCCACTGATCCAGATGAGGGAACCAATGGGGAGGTGGAGTACTCCTTCAGCAAGCACACTCGTCCAGCGGTTCAAAAGCTATTCCATGTGGATCCACAAACAGGAGAGGTGATTGTAAGAGCACCTCTGGATTATGAAGTTCATTCATCTTATGAGGTAATCATACAGGCCATTGATCATGGTCCCAACGCGATTCCTGCTCACTGTAAACTGCATGTCAAGCTTATAGATGTCAATGATAATGCACCAAGGATTCGAACAACCTGGATTACATCTGCCTCGGCTGTTGGGACTGTACTGGAAGGAGCACCGGTTGATACTTTCCTCTGTCTAGTAATGGTTTATGATGCAGATTCAGATAGAAATGGGGAAGTGAGTGCTGCCCTTAAGGAAGGATCTGGACCTTTCCAGCTTAAACAGATGCATAGCAACACTTATAAGATTGTCACCAGTGGCTACATGGATCGAGAGAAAGTTTCAAATTATAACATCACAGTCCTTGCTCAGGATCATGGCACCCCTCCTCTCATTTCTGTTGAACACCTGACTGTTTCTGTTCTGGATGTGAATGACAATGCCCCAGTGTTCTCCTCCTCTATTTATAAGGCTTCCCTAAAAGAGAACAACTTAACAGGCTACAAAGTTCTCCAAGTTGAAGCCCATGATAATGACCTGGAGTTCAATGGTAGAGTCTCCTACTTCATAAGAAGCCCCACTGacaagaagacagaaaaagaagttttCTCCATTCACCCCAAAACTGGTGTCCTAAGTGCCCAGCAACATATAGACTTTGAGGAATCTCACACCTACTCTTTCATTGTGGAGGCTGTGGACCATGGGCATCCACCGTTGACAGGCACAGCCACTGTGCAGATTGAAGTTGAGGATGTAAATGACAACTATCCGGTCATCCACGAACCAAGACCAAGAAAGGGTGTAGCTCATGTTAGCATACCAGTCAATGCATACAAGGGTGAAATTGTGGCTGAGTTGGGGAACGACACAGAGGATGAACCCACCACCTTGCCAACTGATCACTCTTTGAGAGAGGGATTTACTGGGTTTCTTGCATCCACAATAAAAGCTGAAGATCTAGACTCAGGACTCAATGGAGAACTCCAGTACCTCATTACTGATGAAAACCCATATGACCTCTTCTGGTTGGATCAAACTACAGGTCAGCTCTTTGTTAATACCACTAATGCCACTGAGCTCATAGGGAGAACTTTTACAATGAACCTTACTGTATCTGACATGGGCACGCCTAGTTTGGCCACTAAGACATCTCTTGAGGTGACTTTCATCAACCTTAAGGACCATTTGAAGAACTCATCACCAGGAAACAGAGGGCAGCTCAGCTTCACCATGATGATTGCGATCTGCCTGGGTGCAACATGCTTACTCCTGCTGTTGGCCATTGCTTTGGTGACAACTTTCTGCCGCCCTGAGAAACGGGACAACCGGGCTTACAACTGCAGACAGGCTGAATCCAGCTACACCCGCCATCCTCGGCGCCCCCAGAAGAACATTAGAAAATCTGACATCCAGCTTATTCCTGTCATCAGAGGCCGAAAGGAGGAGACTACTGAGGACAGCGAGGTCCAGCCACTGACTCCATCTCCACCACTGGAAGACCAACAAACTGAGAGAGATTACAATTTCATACCATCGGTTATGAATACAAGCTTTCATTCTCAGGGCTATCTAGAAGGGGATACCTCCCAACATGTTGCCCATCACTACAAAACCCTAAGAAAACCTGGAAACATTGAACTTGACGGTATCTTGACTCTGACCCCTGCCACATCATTTCAGACTCTACGCAAATCCAGAAAcccttcatcatcctcttcagtCTCACATTCTAGCACCTTAAAGCACCACAAGCTGCAGCCCAACGGAGAAGAGAGAGGACCACCACGTTCGGCATCCCAGGCAACTCTCAGGAGGCCGAGGACGTCGGACAATCGAGGAGGACATGATGCAGAACATCAGCAGATGCTTAGGAACCTGGTTCGTCTCTCCATGGCAGCGCTCGGAGACTCCATTGAGCTTTCCTCAGCTTCACCAGAG CAGATCTCCcagctcctctccctcctccaccaGGGTCAGCTCCAGCCGAGACCTAACTTTCGTGGAAACAAGTATTCTCATCGCAG ATATGGGGGCCAGGACTGCGCAGACTGGCAGAGCACCAAAGACAGTGGACATGGTGAGAGTGAGGCTGGAGACGATTGGGAACCAGGGCGAGACTCGCCTATAGACCCACAGCTGGAGGAAGGGCTAAACAACCTGCTCAACAGCCCAG ATGATGTTTTCTCAGAGGTCACTGACCCTGCCTGGATGGCTAGACTCTCCCTGCCCCTCACAGCTGATTACCACGATAACGTTTTTGTCCCCAATGGCCCTACATCCCCTGAAAGTGAGCTCCTTCCTCGGGATGGCCTAGACTCCTCGTCCTCCTTCTCCACCTTTG GTAAAACTCCAGAGAAGGATGCCATGCTGGGCGGAGCGCTGCTCTCAGAGGTCAGCACGTTGTTCGAGATGCTGATGACGCAGAAGGCTGACGCTCACCCACGCCCTCGAGCAGATGTCCTGTATCGGCTGTCAGCAGCCTATCGCCGCTCTCTGGGGCTGGATGCCAACACCACCTCGGGCGCTGCAGGAAACGCCCCAAAAAACTGGGCTGAGAAGAGACCAAACCCTGTTTCGCCGTCACGGCTGCATCAATAA
- the pcdh12 gene encoding protocadherin-12 isoform X1, producing the protein MMLLALLMVLSLFSGTLASESSSITIHYQVWEEQPTGTRVGCLVDDLRDRDEDGPLEDFQVVEHAKALPFSITTRDGVVSTQGRLDREELCRGSDLCEVAFSVLYRKSGVVNCLWVHVQVMDLNDHSPTFPSALQEVEISETASIHMRIPLDRAVDPDAGPNGLQTYTLSLNQHFALDVMAAPGGTKQAELVVIKELDREVRDSFDLTLVAWDKGNPPMSGSTLVHVKIQDSNDNSPTFEDSSPTVTLSEDTALGTTIIKLKATDPDEGTNGEVEYSFSKHTRPAVQKLFHVDPQTGEVIVRAPLDYEVHSSYEVIIQAIDHGPNAIPAHCKLHVKLIDVNDNAPRIRTTWITSASAVGTVLEGAPVDTFLCLVMVYDADSDRNGEVSAALKEGSGPFQLKQMHSNTYKIVTSGYMDREKVSNYNITVLAQDHGTPPLISVEHLTVSVLDVNDNAPVFSSSIYKASLKENNLTGYKVLQVEAHDNDLEFNGRVSYFIRSPTDKKTEKEVFSIHPKTGVLSAQQHIDFEESHTYSFIVEAVDHGHPPLTGTATVQIEVEDVNDNYPVIHEPRPRKGVAHVSIPVNAYKGEIVAELGNDTEDEPTTLPTDHSLREGFTGFLASTIKAEDLDSGLNGELQYLITDENPYDLFWLDQTTGQLFVNTTNATELIGRTFTMNLTVSDMGTPSLATKTSLEVTFINLKDHLKNSSPGNRGQLSFTMMIAICLGATCLLLLLAIALVTTFCRPEKRDNRAYNCRQAESSYTRHPRRPQKNIRKSDIQLIPVIRGRKEETTEDSEVQPLTPSPPLEDQQTERDYNFIPSVMNTSFHSQGYLEGDTSQHVAHHYKTLRKPGNIELDGILTLTPATSFQTLRKSRNPSSSSSVSHSSTLKHHKLQPNGEERGPPRSASQATLRRPRTSDNRGGHDAEHQQMLRNLVRLSMAALGDSIELSSASPEVQQISQLLSLLHQGQLQPRPNFRGNKYSHRRYGGQDCADWQSTKDSGHGESEAGDDWEPGRDSPIDPQLEEGLNNLLNSPDDVFSEVTDPAWMARLSLPLTADYHDNVFVPNGPTSPESELLPRDGLDSSSSFSTFGKTPEKDAMLGGALLSEVSTLFEMLMTQKADAHPRPRADVLYRLSAAYRRSLGLDANTTSGAAGNAPKNWAEKRPNPVSPSRLHQ; encoded by the exons ATGATGCTGCTGGCTTTGCTCATGGTTCTGAGTCTTTTTTCTGGGACTCTGGCCTCTGAGTCATCATCAATAACTATCCACTACCAGGTATGGGAGGAACAGCCCACGGGAACCCGGGTCGGCTGTCTGGTGGACGACCTGCGGGACAGGGACGAAGATGGCCCTTTGGAGGATTTCCAGGTGGTGGAGCATGCAAAGGCACTTCCTTTCTCTATCACCACTCGAGATGGAGTGGTCTCCACCCAGGGCCGGTTGGACAGGGAGGAGCTCTGCCGGGGGTCGGACCTCTGCGAGGTGGCCTTCAGTGTCCTCTACAGGAAAAGTGGTGTTGTGAACTGTTTGTGGGTTCATGTGCAGGTAATGGACCTGAATGACCACAGTCCCACTTTCCCAAGTGCTCTGCAGGAAGTGGAGATCTCAGAGACAGCCAGCATCCACATGCGAATACCTTTAGATCGTGCAGTTGATCCTGATGCAGGACCAAATGGCCTCCAGACCTACACACTGTCCCTTAATCAACACTTTGCTCTGGATGTGATGGCTGCTCCAGGTGGGACAAAACAGGCAGAGCTAGTAGTTATCAAAGAACTGGACAGGGAAGTCCGTGATTCCTTTGACCTCACCCTGGTGGCATGGGATAAAGGGAATCCCCCGATGTCTGGGAGTACCTTGGTGCATGTTAAAATCCAGGACTCGAACGATAACAGCCCAACATTTGAGGATAGCAGTCCCACTGTGACACTATCAGAGGATACAGCTCTTGGGACAACCATCATTAAGCTCAAGGCCACTGATCCAGATGAGGGAACCAATGGGGAGGTGGAGTACTCCTTCAGCAAGCACACTCGTCCAGCGGTTCAAAAGCTATTCCATGTGGATCCACAAACAGGAGAGGTGATTGTAAGAGCACCTCTGGATTATGAAGTTCATTCATCTTATGAGGTAATCATACAGGCCATTGATCATGGTCCCAACGCGATTCCTGCTCACTGTAAACTGCATGTCAAGCTTATAGATGTCAATGATAATGCACCAAGGATTCGAACAACCTGGATTACATCTGCCTCGGCTGTTGGGACTGTACTGGAAGGAGCACCGGTTGATACTTTCCTCTGTCTAGTAATGGTTTATGATGCAGATTCAGATAGAAATGGGGAAGTGAGTGCTGCCCTTAAGGAAGGATCTGGACCTTTCCAGCTTAAACAGATGCATAGCAACACTTATAAGATTGTCACCAGTGGCTACATGGATCGAGAGAAAGTTTCAAATTATAACATCACAGTCCTTGCTCAGGATCATGGCACCCCTCCTCTCATTTCTGTTGAACACCTGACTGTTTCTGTTCTGGATGTGAATGACAATGCCCCAGTGTTCTCCTCCTCTATTTATAAGGCTTCCCTAAAAGAGAACAACTTAACAGGCTACAAAGTTCTCCAAGTTGAAGCCCATGATAATGACCTGGAGTTCAATGGTAGAGTCTCCTACTTCATAAGAAGCCCCACTGacaagaagacagaaaaagaagttttCTCCATTCACCCCAAAACTGGTGTCCTAAGTGCCCAGCAACATATAGACTTTGAGGAATCTCACACCTACTCTTTCATTGTGGAGGCTGTGGACCATGGGCATCCACCGTTGACAGGCACAGCCACTGTGCAGATTGAAGTTGAGGATGTAAATGACAACTATCCGGTCATCCACGAACCAAGACCAAGAAAGGGTGTAGCTCATGTTAGCATACCAGTCAATGCATACAAGGGTGAAATTGTGGCTGAGTTGGGGAACGACACAGAGGATGAACCCACCACCTTGCCAACTGATCACTCTTTGAGAGAGGGATTTACTGGGTTTCTTGCATCCACAATAAAAGCTGAAGATCTAGACTCAGGACTCAATGGAGAACTCCAGTACCTCATTACTGATGAAAACCCATATGACCTCTTCTGGTTGGATCAAACTACAGGTCAGCTCTTTGTTAATACCACTAATGCCACTGAGCTCATAGGGAGAACTTTTACAATGAACCTTACTGTATCTGACATGGGCACGCCTAGTTTGGCCACTAAGACATCTCTTGAGGTGACTTTCATCAACCTTAAGGACCATTTGAAGAACTCATCACCAGGAAACAGAGGGCAGCTCAGCTTCACCATGATGATTGCGATCTGCCTGGGTGCAACATGCTTACTCCTGCTGTTGGCCATTGCTTTGGTGACAACTTTCTGCCGCCCTGAGAAACGGGACAACCGGGCTTACAACTGCAGACAGGCTGAATCCAGCTACACCCGCCATCCTCGGCGCCCCCAGAAGAACATTAGAAAATCTGACATCCAGCTTATTCCTGTCATCAGAGGCCGAAAGGAGGAGACTACTGAGGACAGCGAGGTCCAGCCACTGACTCCATCTCCACCACTGGAAGACCAACAAACTGAGAGAGATTACAATTTCATACCATCGGTTATGAATACAAGCTTTCATTCTCAGGGCTATCTAGAAGGGGATACCTCCCAACATGTTGCCCATCACTACAAAACCCTAAGAAAACCTGGAAACATTGAACTTGACGGTATCTTGACTCTGACCCCTGCCACATCATTTCAGACTCTACGCAAATCCAGAAAcccttcatcatcctcttcagtCTCACATTCTAGCACCTTAAAGCACCACAAGCTGCAGCCCAACGGAGAAGAGAGAGGACCACCACGTTCGGCATCCCAGGCAACTCTCAGGAGGCCGAGGACGTCGGACAATCGAGGAGGACATGATGCAGAACATCAGCAGATGCTTAGGAACCTGGTTCGTCTCTCCATGGCAGCGCTCGGAGACTCCATTGAGCTTTCCTCAGCTTCACCAGAGGTGCAG CAGATCTCCcagctcctctccctcctccaccaGGGTCAGCTCCAGCCGAGACCTAACTTTCGTGGAAACAAGTATTCTCATCGCAG ATATGGGGGCCAGGACTGCGCAGACTGGCAGAGCACCAAAGACAGTGGACATGGTGAGAGTGAGGCTGGAGACGATTGGGAACCAGGGCGAGACTCGCCTATAGACCCACAGCTGGAGGAAGGGCTAAACAACCTGCTCAACAGCCCAG ATGATGTTTTCTCAGAGGTCACTGACCCTGCCTGGATGGCTAGACTCTCCCTGCCCCTCACAGCTGATTACCACGATAACGTTTTTGTCCCCAATGGCCCTACATCCCCTGAAAGTGAGCTCCTTCCTCGGGATGGCCTAGACTCCTCGTCCTCCTTCTCCACCTTTG GTAAAACTCCAGAGAAGGATGCCATGCTGGGCGGAGCGCTGCTCTCAGAGGTCAGCACGTTGTTCGAGATGCTGATGACGCAGAAGGCTGACGCTCACCCACGCCCTCGAGCAGATGTCCTGTATCGGCTGTCAGCAGCCTATCGCCGCTCTCTGGGGCTGGATGCCAACACCACCTCGGGCGCTGCAGGAAACGCCCCAAAAAACTGGGCTGAGAAGAGACCAAACCCTGTTTCGCCGTCACGGCTGCATCAATAA